A genomic stretch from Haloarchaeobius amylolyticus includes:
- the folP gene encoding dihydropteroate synthase yields the protein MQYHEAANALFDLRRYGPRPGTESTADLLAHLGDPHEGLTVVQIAGSNGKGSTARMVESVLRGTDRTVGLYTSPHFEDVRERVRVDGRKVTRNALTEFVETVQPYLTERGAAGESPTFFETMTAIALWYFDRQEVDVAVLEVGIGGKYDATSVVDPVASAVTSVTLEHTSVLGDTIEEIATDKAHVAPDDAPLVTGTTGDALDAVRKQAGEVVTVGPDGEVETTYEGRVDGAEAGIVLDGPDWRVETRIPVLGEFQAVNAGIAATLAQQVADVDAETLARGLRNAHWPGRFEVLSEAPLTVLDGAHNPGACEKLATVLDEFDYDDLHLVFGAMHDKDHAEMAAALPTPDAVYTCEPNLDRAEDSAVLARVFEDAGVADRTVRTSVDTALDRALEAADADDCVLVTGSLFTVAEARTRWTRVEIPKTVRDLDDARDALESASVTEGGIWRMRGKGVHRVLKTRVQKRQASYLKEEMLSLGGECAVSGLENEGERLDVVLMGTLSQFKRLTDKLDGQPYGLAQFAGELREALDIQQPDTPTEYPWQDGTAVMGILNVTPDSFHDGGEYDAVDAAVAHAEEMVDAGVDIIDIGGESTRPGAEVVTVADEIDRVVPAIEAIRDAGIETTISVDTRKAAVARAALAAGADVLNDVSGLEDPEMRFVAAEFDVPIVVMHSIDTPVDPDNDIEYDDVVDDVIDQLREQVLLAEKAGLDREQIIVDPGVGFGKTAAESFDLLGRIDEFRALGCPVLVGHSHKSMFGYVGRDADERGHATVAATAIAADRGADIVRVHDVQENVAAVRVAKAANDPDSFSS from the coding sequence ATGCAGTACCACGAGGCCGCGAACGCGCTCTTCGACCTGCGCCGGTACGGACCCCGTCCCGGCACCGAGTCGACCGCGGACCTCCTCGCACACCTCGGCGACCCGCACGAGGGCCTCACCGTCGTCCAGATCGCGGGGTCGAACGGGAAGGGCAGTACCGCCCGCATGGTCGAGTCGGTCCTCCGCGGGACCGACCGGACGGTCGGACTGTACACCTCGCCGCACTTCGAGGACGTGCGAGAGCGGGTCCGGGTCGACGGCCGCAAGGTCACCCGGAACGCGCTGACCGAGTTCGTCGAGACGGTCCAGCCCTACCTCACCGAGCGCGGTGCGGCCGGCGAATCCCCCACCTTCTTCGAGACGATGACCGCCATCGCGCTCTGGTACTTCGACCGCCAGGAGGTCGACGTGGCCGTCCTCGAGGTCGGCATCGGCGGGAAGTACGACGCGACGAGCGTCGTCGACCCGGTCGCCAGCGCGGTCACGAGCGTCACGCTCGAACACACCAGCGTCCTCGGCGACACCATCGAGGAGATCGCCACGGACAAGGCCCACGTCGCCCCCGACGACGCCCCGCTCGTCACGGGCACGACTGGCGACGCCCTCGACGCCGTGCGGAAGCAGGCGGGCGAGGTCGTCACGGTCGGGCCCGACGGCGAGGTCGAGACCACCTACGAGGGCCGCGTCGACGGTGCCGAGGCGGGTATCGTCCTCGACGGCCCGGACTGGCGCGTCGAGACGCGCATCCCCGTCCTCGGTGAGTTCCAGGCGGTCAACGCCGGCATCGCGGCCACCCTCGCCCAACAGGTCGCCGACGTGGACGCGGAGACGCTGGCTCGCGGGCTCCGGAACGCCCACTGGCCGGGTCGGTTCGAGGTGCTTTCGGAGGCCCCACTGACGGTCCTCGACGGGGCACACAACCCAGGGGCCTGCGAGAAGCTCGCCACCGTCCTCGACGAGTTCGACTACGACGACCTCCACCTCGTCTTCGGCGCGATGCACGACAAGGACCACGCCGAGATGGCCGCGGCCCTCCCGACGCCCGACGCGGTGTACACCTGCGAGCCGAACCTCGACCGCGCCGAGGACTCGGCGGTCCTCGCCCGCGTCTTCGAGGACGCGGGCGTCGCCGACCGCACCGTCAGGACGTCGGTCGACACCGCGCTCGACCGCGCGCTGGAGGCCGCCGACGCGGACGACTGCGTGCTCGTCACCGGGTCGCTGTTCACCGTCGCCGAGGCCCGGACGCGCTGGACCCGCGTCGAGATTCCCAAGACGGTCCGCGACCTCGACGACGCCCGCGACGCGCTCGAATCCGCGAGCGTCACCGAGGGCGGCATCTGGCGGATGCGCGGCAAGGGCGTCCACCGGGTGCTCAAGACCCGCGTCCAGAAGCGCCAGGCCTCCTACCTCAAGGAGGAGATGCTCAGCCTCGGCGGCGAGTGCGCCGTCTCCGGGCTGGAGAACGAGGGCGAGCGCCTCGACGTCGTGCTGATGGGCACCCTCTCGCAGTTCAAGCGCCTCACCGACAAGCTCGACGGCCAACCGTACGGCCTCGCCCAGTTCGCCGGCGAACTCCGCGAGGCACTCGACATCCAGCAACCCGACACCCCGACGGAGTACCCCTGGCAGGACGGCACCGCCGTCATGGGCATCCTGAACGTCACGCCGGACTCCTTCCACGACGGCGGCGAGTACGACGCCGTCGACGCGGCCGTCGCCCACGCCGAGGAGATGGTCGACGCGGGCGTCGACATCATCGACATCGGCGGGGAGTCCACCCGCCCCGGCGCCGAGGTGGTCACCGTCGCCGACGAGATCGACCGGGTCGTCCCGGCCATCGAGGCCATCCGCGACGCCGGTATCGAGACGACCATCTCGGTCGACACCCGGAAGGCCGCGGTGGCCCGCGCGGCCCTGGCGGCCGGCGCGGACGTGCTCAACGACGTGTCCGGGCTCGAGGACCCCGAGATGCGCTTCGTCGCCGCCGAGTTCGACGTGCCCATCGTCGTCATGCACAGCATCGACACGCCGGTCGACCCCGACAACGACATCGAGTACGACGACGTGGTCGACGACGTCATCGACCAGCTCAGAGAGCAGGTCCTGCTGGCCGAGAAGGCCGGCCTCGACCGCGAGCAGATCATCGTCGACCCCGGCGTCGGCTTCGGGAAGACCGCCGCCGAATCCTTCGACCTGCTCGGGCGCATCGACGAGTTCCGTGCGCTGGGCTGTCCCGTCCTCGTCGGCCACTCCCACAAGTCGATGTTCGGCTACGTCGGCCGCGACGCGGACGAGCGCGGGCACGCCACCGTCGCCGCGACGGCCATCGCGGCCGACCGCGGTGCCGACATCGTCCGCGTCCACGACGTACAGGAGAACGTCGCCGCGGTCCGCGTCGCGAAGGCGGCCAACGACCCCGACTCGTTCTCGTCGTAA
- a CDS encoding MFS transporter, whose translation MATARTTVLKYYAFRAVTTPGFMWPVSVLYLVSNGVSYATLALGSSAMALLTVLGEVPTGYVGDRLGRRDTIRVAQSLFALYPLTLLYARGPATVVAAYCVLGMAETLQSGAGSAFLYDALDSHDDADRYTHVEGRGTAIRLWVLAATMVAGGLMYAVEPMLPFVASAGMGAAGFLIASTFPASGETPDGDDALRVREAIDVIRSELLTADIRRFIALFAIAAAVGRSARSYFQPIAVDSITPLLSGVAVAGHALPETAVLGVAYASFTVCGALVSDHVSAVESALGPITGVVVAYVLDALAMVAVVVSPLFVLPMMVVHRVVVTVTMPLQKNYVNQRIGSAGRATILSTLSMLGALARAPIGLAAGVGADRFGPALAVGSLGLLLLVATLAVKVGGTGSGSTAENGTVAD comes from the coding sequence ATGGCGACCGCTCGCACCACCGTCCTGAAGTACTACGCCTTCCGTGCCGTCACGACGCCCGGGTTCATGTGGCCCGTCTCGGTCCTCTACCTCGTCTCCAACGGCGTCTCCTACGCCACCCTCGCCCTGGGTAGCTCCGCGATGGCGCTGCTGACGGTCCTCGGCGAGGTACCGACCGGCTACGTCGGGGACCGCCTCGGCCGCCGCGACACCATCCGGGTCGCACAGTCACTGTTCGCCCTGTACCCGCTGACGCTGCTGTACGCCCGGGGGCCCGCGACCGTCGTGGCCGCCTACTGCGTCCTCGGCATGGCCGAGACCCTCCAGTCGGGCGCCGGCAGCGCCTTCCTCTACGACGCACTCGACAGCCACGACGACGCGGACCGCTACACCCACGTCGAGGGCCGCGGGACCGCCATCCGGCTCTGGGTCCTCGCCGCGACGATGGTCGCCGGCGGGCTCATGTACGCGGTCGAGCCGATGCTCCCGTTCGTCGCCTCGGCCGGGATGGGCGCCGCCGGATTCCTCATCGCCTCGACGTTCCCCGCGAGCGGCGAGACCCCCGACGGCGACGACGCGCTGCGCGTCCGGGAGGCCATCGACGTGATCCGGTCGGAGCTGCTCACGGCGGACATCAGGCGGTTCATCGCCCTGTTCGCCATCGCGGCCGCCGTCGGCCGGTCGGCCCGGTCGTACTTCCAGCCCATCGCGGTCGACTCGATAACGCCACTGCTCTCGGGGGTCGCCGTCGCCGGCCACGCCCTCCCGGAGACCGCGGTCCTCGGAGTGGCCTACGCCTCCTTCACGGTCTGTGGCGCGCTGGTCAGCGACCACGTCTCGGCCGTCGAATCCGCCCTCGGTCCCATCACGGGCGTCGTCGTGGCGTACGTCCTCGACGCGCTCGCGATGGTCGCGGTGGTCGTGTCGCCACTGTTCGTCCTCCCGATGATGGTGGTCCATCGCGTGGTCGTCACGGTCACGATGCCGCTGCAGAAGAACTACGTGAACCAGCGCATCGGGTCGGCCGGGCGGGCGACCATCCTCTCGACGCTCTCGATGCTCGGCGCGCTGGCGCGGGCTCCCATCGGGTTGGCCGCGGGCGTGGGTGCCGACCGGTTCGGCCCCGCGCTCGCGGTCGGCAGCCTCGGGCTCCTGTTGCTCGTCGCGACGCTGGCCGTGAAGGTCGGCGGCACGGGTAGTGGGTCGACAGCAGAGAACGGGACTGTCGCAGACTGA
- a CDS encoding DUF7351 domain-containing protein, producing the protein MTDDSGDRFDEETALSLLASEIRVDIIRALGEETVDSDGLGYLSYADLQRRVDVTDSGRFNYHLGELQGTFVREYDPGYGLTTQGRLAFQHLVGGGFTTDLRVNAFPVEQSCWECGNDLVAEYGYGWERPLMPLFFVKCWDCRAEFARTYVPPRGVATRSKAELLVAADRRNRMETASLVRGVCPWCAGHVDTTVHERDPDESLPASDDGRPLSVYYEHHCESCTGFHYTPIGETLRYHADVIAFYADHGHDLHTIPKWELEWAVTDHHLTWYGPNPWDLRVEIPLEGDVLRARLDEEATVLATEIV; encoded by the coding sequence ATGACCGACGATTCCGGGGACCGCTTCGACGAGGAGACCGCACTCTCGCTGCTCGCCAGCGAGATCCGCGTCGACATCATCCGGGCGCTCGGCGAGGAGACGGTCGACAGCGACGGGCTGGGCTACCTCTCGTACGCCGACTTGCAGCGCCGCGTCGACGTCACCGACTCGGGGCGGTTCAACTACCACCTCGGCGAGTTGCAGGGGACGTTCGTCCGCGAGTACGACCCCGGCTACGGACTGACCACGCAGGGCCGGCTCGCCTTCCAGCACCTCGTCGGCGGTGGCTTCACGACCGACCTGCGCGTGAACGCCTTCCCGGTCGAGCAGTCGTGCTGGGAGTGCGGGAACGACCTCGTCGCGGAGTACGGCTACGGCTGGGAGCGCCCCCTGATGCCGCTGTTCTTCGTGAAGTGCTGGGACTGCCGGGCGGAGTTCGCCCGCACGTACGTCCCGCCGCGGGGCGTCGCGACACGCTCGAAAGCGGAGCTGCTCGTCGCCGCCGACCGCCGCAACCGCATGGAGACGGCCTCGCTCGTCCGCGGCGTCTGTCCGTGGTGTGCCGGCCACGTCGACACGACCGTCCACGAGCGCGACCCTGACGAGTCGCTGCCGGCCTCGGACGACGGGCGCCCCCTGTCGGTGTACTACGAGCACCACTGCGAGTCCTGTACGGGATTCCACTACACGCCCATCGGCGAGACGCTGCGCTACCACGCCGACGTCATCGCCTTCTACGCCGACCACGGCCACGACCTGCACACCATCCCGAAGTGGGAACTCGAGTGGGCCGTCACCGACCACCACCTGACCTGGTACGGGCCGAACCCGTGGGACCTCCGCGTCGAGATACCGCTGGAGGGTGACGTGCTCCGGGCGCGACTCGACGAGGAGGCGACCGTCCTCGCCACCGAAATCGTGTGA
- a CDS encoding glycosyltransferase: protein MRIAFVSLETALHCDYEAIDRLTRTAELLAGRGHDVVWYCAKWWTGEKAEWEHEGVRYRGLVDDLDDTRKFRYSLTVALPKFSPDVVHAGAIPPRQVSAASKGARVARAPLITDWYGDAANVRRTHRKALKKSDAVVTPSRLVQTRVWEQGLAEDEVEVVPNSVDMDYIESVDPVNAGDIVYSRKLDEGANLESVLLALAELRQVDWSAVVVGDGPERENYERQARDLRIDDRITWLGECDREQRVAVYRGAHVFAQTAHECLFATELLWALASGCIGIVEYHADSAAHELVELRQMDAERGFRTTSEQELADAIKAAADMPHKTVDEDFAEFDHRPVLERYLDIYREEMDAAGLF from the coding sequence ATGCGTATCGCCTTCGTCTCGCTGGAGACAGCCCTGCACTGCGACTACGAGGCGATAGACCGCCTCACGCGGACCGCAGAGCTGCTCGCGGGACGTGGGCACGACGTCGTCTGGTACTGCGCGAAGTGGTGGACCGGAGAGAAGGCGGAGTGGGAGCACGAGGGCGTGCGCTACCGGGGACTCGTCGACGACCTCGACGACACGCGGAAGTTCCGCTACAGCCTGACCGTCGCGCTACCGAAGTTCTCGCCCGACGTGGTCCACGCCGGCGCCATCCCGCCGAGGCAGGTCTCCGCCGCGAGCAAGGGCGCACGCGTCGCCCGCGCACCGCTGATCACCGACTGGTACGGCGACGCCGCGAACGTCCGGCGGACCCACCGGAAGGCGCTGAAGAAGTCCGACGCGGTGGTCACCCCCTCGCGCCTCGTCCAGACCCGCGTCTGGGAACAGGGCCTCGCCGAGGACGAGGTCGAGGTCGTCCCGAACAGCGTCGACATGGACTACATCGAGTCGGTCGACCCGGTGAACGCCGGCGACATCGTCTACTCGCGGAAACTGGACGAGGGCGCGAACCTCGAGTCCGTCCTGCTCGCGCTCGCCGAACTCCGGCAGGTCGACTGGTCCGCCGTCGTGGTCGGCGACGGGCCCGAGCGCGAGAACTACGAGCGACAGGCCCGGGACCTGCGCATCGACGACCGCATCACCTGGCTGGGCGAGTGCGACCGCGAGCAACGCGTCGCCGTCTACAGGGGGGCACACGTCTTCGCCCAGACGGCCCACGAGTGCCTGTTCGCGACCGAACTCCTCTGGGCGCTCGCCTCTGGCTGCATCGGCATCGTGGAGTACCACGCCGACTCGGCGGCCCACGAACTCGTGGAGTTGCGCCAGATGGACGCCGAACGCGGGTTCCGTACCACCAGCGAGCAGGAACTCGCGGACGCCATCAAGGCGGCCGCGGACATGCCGCACAAGACGGTCGACGAGGACTTCGCCGAGTTCGACCACCGTCCCGTCCTCGAACGCTACCTCGACATCTATCGCGAGGAGATGGACGCCGCGGGACTCTTCTGA
- a CDS encoding S9 family peptidase, translated as MSYDIERYLHIRSAGSASFSPDGERLSFLMDTTGVSQVWTIDEPGGWPDQRTFYDERVTFASWSPERDELVFGMDRGGNERQQFYRLSGDGREEVNLTEHPDAKHRWGGWSHDGERFAFTSNRRDESVFDVYVQGRDERGNDATLVHEGDGWLTVGGWSPDDSRLIVSQAYSNFDQDLYVLDLEAGDMRHVTPHEGNVRFYSATWAPDGDALYVSTDDGSDTLYLARLDLETLELETVVDGDGWNVDGIALDQDTGRFVYSRNVDGFTELTVGEFTGPTSYETYPTPDLPKGIAGGVSWGPDADRFAVTATGAAVNTNVYVVETTTGETERWTYAATAGIPESSFREPELVHVESFDGLDVPGFLTLPEDDDGPAPVIVSIHGGPESQRRPSFNPIKQYFLNRGYGYFEPNVRGSSGYGKEYGHLDDVRNRMDSVQDIRACVDWLHDHPAVDDDRLVAMGGSYGGFMVLACLTEYPDLWAAGVDVVGIANFVTFLENTGEWRRKLREAEYGSLEHDREFLESISPINNIEAIQAPLFVIHGENDPRVPVSEAHQIVEEAREQGVPVRELIFEDEGHGLSKLENKIEAYSAVAEFLAEHV; from the coding sequence ATGTCCTACGACATCGAGCGGTATCTCCACATCCGCAGTGCCGGGTCCGCCTCGTTCTCGCCGGACGGGGAGCGACTCTCGTTCCTGATGGACACGACCGGCGTCTCGCAGGTCTGGACCATCGACGAACCCGGCGGCTGGCCCGACCAGCGCACCTTCTACGACGAGCGCGTCACCTTCGCGTCGTGGTCGCCAGAGCGCGACGAACTCGTCTTCGGGATGGACCGGGGCGGCAACGAGCGCCAGCAGTTCTACCGGCTCTCGGGCGACGGCCGCGAGGAGGTGAACCTGACCGAACACCCCGACGCGAAGCATCGCTGGGGCGGCTGGAGCCACGACGGCGAGCGCTTCGCGTTCACCTCGAACCGGCGGGACGAGAGCGTCTTCGACGTGTACGTCCAGGGCCGGGACGAGCGCGGGAACGACGCGACGCTGGTCCACGAGGGCGACGGCTGGCTGACCGTCGGCGGCTGGAGCCCGGACGACTCGCGGCTCATCGTCTCGCAGGCGTACTCGAACTTCGACCAGGACCTCTACGTGCTCGACCTGGAGGCCGGCGACATGCGCCACGTCACGCCCCACGAGGGCAACGTCCGGTTCTACAGCGCGACGTGGGCGCCCGACGGCGACGCCCTCTACGTCAGCACGGACGACGGGTCGGACACGCTGTACCTCGCCAGGCTCGACCTCGAGACGCTGGAGCTGGAGACCGTCGTCGACGGCGACGGCTGGAACGTCGACGGCATCGCGCTCGACCAGGACACCGGGCGCTTCGTCTACTCGCGCAACGTCGACGGGTTCACCGAGCTGACGGTCGGGGAGTTCACCGGGCCGACCAGCTACGAGACCTACCCGACGCCCGACCTGCCGAAGGGCATCGCCGGCGGGGTCTCGTGGGGGCCGGACGCGGACCGCTTCGCGGTGACGGCCACGGGCGCCGCGGTCAACACCAACGTCTACGTCGTCGAGACGACGACCGGCGAGACCGAGCGCTGGACCTACGCCGCGACGGCGGGCATCCCGGAGTCCTCGTTCCGCGAGCCCGAACTGGTCCACGTCGAGAGCTTCGACGGGCTGGACGTGCCCGGGTTCCTCACGCTCCCCGAGGACGACGACGGCCCGGCGCCGGTCATCGTCTCCATCCACGGCGGCCCGGAGTCACAGCGCCGGCCGTCGTTCAACCCCATCAAGCAGTACTTCCTGAACCGCGGGTACGGCTACTTCGAGCCGAACGTCCGCGGCTCGTCGGGCTACGGGAAGGAGTACGGGCACCTCGACGACGTCCGCAACCGGATGGACTCGGTGCAGGACATCCGCGCCTGCGTGGACTGGCTCCACGACCACCCGGCGGTCGACGACGACCGGCTGGTGGCGATGGGCGGGTCCTACGGCGGGTTCATGGTGCTCGCGTGCCTGACCGAGTACCCCGACCTCTGGGCCGCGGGCGTCGACGTGGTCGGCATCGCGAACTTCGTCACGTTCCTCGAGAACACCGGCGAGTGGCGGCGCAAGCTCCGCGAGGCCGAGTACGGCTCGCTGGAGCACGACCGTGAGTTCCTCGAGTCCATCTCGCCCATCAACAACATCGAGGCCATCCAGGCGCCGCTGTTCGTCATCCACGGCGAGAACGACCCGCGCGTCCCGGTCAGCGAGGCCCACCAGATCGTCGAGGAGGCCCGCGAACAGGGCGTCCCGGTCCGCGAGCTCATCTTCGAGGACGAGGGCCACGGTCTCTCGAAACTGGAGAACAAGATCGAGGCGTACTCCGCGGTCGCGGAGTTCCTCGCCGAGCACGTCTGA